From Echeneis naucrates chromosome 7, fEcheNa1.1, whole genome shotgun sequence, one genomic window encodes:
- the LOC115045811 gene encoding protein Wnt-2b-A, whose product MLGLNRILSLRPARIRSFGSPGARLSSRSSSYQNLGASSRIYCACLLLLLLVTPRVDSSWWYIGALGARVICDNIPGLVNKQRQLCQRHPDIMQAIGEGTKEWIRECQHQFRHHRWNCSTLDRDHTVFGRVLLRSSREAAFVYAISSAGVVYALTRACSQGELKTCNCDPHKRGRASDERGEFDWGGCSDNINYGIKFAKAFIDAKERTVRDARALMNLHNNRCGRTAVKRFLKLECKCHGVSGSCTLRTCWMAMSDFRKTGDYLRRKYNGAIEVTMNQDGGFAVANKAFRNATKNDLVYFENSPDYCLQDKAAGSLGTAGRVCNKTSRGTDGCEVMCCGRGYDTMRVKQITKCECKFKWCCSVECKDCEEAVDIHTCKAPKRAEWLDQT is encoded by the exons ATGCTGGGTTTAAACAGGATTTTGAGCCTCAGGCCTGCGCGGATTCGGAGCTTTGGTTCGCCGGGAGCGAGACTCTCATCCCGGTCTTCTTCATATCAAAATCTCGGTGCCAGTTCGAGGATTTACTGTgcgtgtctgctgctgctgctgctggtgacgCCTCGGGTGGACTCCTCATGGTG GTACATTGGTGCCCTGGGAGCCCGTGTGATCTGTGACAACATCCCAGGCTTGGTAAACAAGCAGCGGCAACTCTGCCAGCGCCACCCCGACATCATGCAGGCCATTGGCGAGGGCACCAAAGAGTGGATAAGAGAATGCCAACACCAATTCAGACACCATCGCTGGAACTGCAGCACACTGGACCGTGACCACACTGTGTTTGGACGCGTCCTTCTGCGGA gcAGTCGTGAAGCAGCATTCGTCTACGCCATCTCCTCGGCTGGAGTGGTATATGCACTTACTCGAGCCTGCAGTCAGGGGGAACTGAAAACATGTAACTGTGATCCACACAAGCGTGGCCGGGCTAGCGACGAGCGAGGAGAGTTTGACTGGGGCGGCTGTAGCGATAATATCAATTATGGGATAAAGTTTGCCAAAGCGTTTATAGATGCCAAAGAAAGGACTGTACGAGATGCACGGGCGCTCATGAACCTACACAACAACCGCTGTGGCAGAACA GCAGTGAAGCGATTCCTAAAACTAGAGTGTAAATGTCATGGAGTGAGCGGCTCTTGCACACTGCGGACATGTTGGATGGCCATGTCAGACTTCAGAAAGACTGGCGACTACCTGAGGAGGAAATACAACGGCGCCATCGAGGTGACAATGAATCAGGATGGGGGCTTTGCTGTGGCCAACAAAGCCTTCAGGAATGCAACCAAGAACGACCTAGTCTACTTCGAGAACTCACCGGATTATTGCCTGCAAGACAAAGCAGCAG GTTCCCTGGGCACAGCCGGCCGGGTCTGCAACAAGACATCACGCGGCACAGATGGCTGCGAGGTCATGTGCTGTGGACGGGGCTATGACACCATGCGAGTCAAGCAAATCACCAAGTGCGAGTGCAAATTCAAATGGTGCTGTTCTGTGGAGTGTAAGGACTGTGAGGAGGCCGTGGACATTCACACCTGCAAGGCCCCAAAACGAGCCGAATGGTTGGACCAGACCTGA